The Humulus lupulus chromosome 4, drHumLupu1.1, whole genome shotgun sequence genome has a window encoding:
- the LOC133832063 gene encoding uncharacterized protein LOC133832063 — protein MLCAVAQDANNRLYLLAFGIVDSENHDSWKYFMSKLKKTIGEVEDLVFVSDRHASITHALETIFPDAYLGACYHHISMNVVAKFKTDHFHVLMYNVAYAFRKSEFHAHFEKIKSKEPTIANPRRYNIMTSNYAESFINKTQDARSFPITTFVEFIHFTLQFWFCDRRETSEKTTTTLAPTYEKDLVDIVEKTRFLIPYAIGRHDFHVLDGEMNGEVDLLNKTCTCGVFQLIGISCVHVLSGSLKRGVNFYSLCSDYYKIETWMSSYTESIYPTGNEEESSVPYDIITIKVRTLTQKNPVDCPKKKQGRPKKKCHPSNGEKMVVERKCSICGGLGHNRATCKVRV, from the exons ATGTTATGTGCAGTTGCACAGGATGCAAATAACCGGCTATATCTACTTGCATTTGGTATTGTGGATAGTGAGAATCatgattcttggaagtatttcatgtcaaAGCTAAAGAAAACGATTGGGGAAGTTGAAGACTTGGTGTTTGTATCTGACAGGCATGCAAGTATTACACATGCCTTGGAAACTATTTTCCCTGATGCCTATCTCGGTgcttgctaccaccacattagtatgaatgtggttgctaaattcaagactgaTCATTTTCATGTGTTGATGTATAATGTGGCATATGCTTTTAGGAAATCCGAGTTCCACGCTCACTtcgaaaaaatcaaatcaaaagaaCCAACTATTGCTAATCCTAGAAG gtataatataatgacaagcaattaTGCTGAAAGTTTCATCAATAAGACCCAGGATGCTAGGAGCTTTCCGATAACTACATTCGTCGAATTTATTCACTTCACACTGCAATTTTGGTTCTGTGATAGGAGAGAAACTAGCGAGAAGACAACTACAACTCTTGCACCGACCTATGAGAAAGATTTGGTGGATATAGTTGAGAAAACTCGATTCTTGATCCCTTATGCAATAGGGAGGCATGATTTCCATGTGTTAGATGGTGAGATGAATGGTGAAGTCGACCTCCTAAATAAGACATGCACTTGTGGCGTGTTTCAGCTTATTGGCATCTCATGTGTTCATGTACTATCTGGATCCCTTAAGAGAGGGGTGAACTTTTATTCTCTGTGTTCAGATTACTATAAAATTGAGACATGGATGTCCTCTTACACAGAATCTATATACCCTACTGGTAATGAGGAAGAGTCGAGTGTTCCATATGATATTATAACAATAAAAGTGAGAACACTTACGCAAAAAAATCCAGTTGATtgtccaaagaagaaacaaggtaggcCTAAGAAGAAATGCCATCCTTCCAATGGAGAGAAAATGGTTGTAGAACGCAAGTGCAGCATATGTGGAGGTCTAGGCCATAATAGGGCAACTTGTAAAGTTCGAGTTTGA
- the LOC133828918 gene encoding uncharacterized protein LOC133828918, with amino-acid sequence MVKVPMDFEILGHENDLYISQEDIVHFGLIEEIGASCISLYIRILYFQLVKREISHFFRFVEPIWLSNVGSTEEERVEWISKRMIQVKCGCCRIIREIIGCL; translated from the exons ATGGTCAAAGTTCCGATGGATTTCGAGATATTAGGTCATGAGAATGATTTATATATCTCACAAGAAGATATAGTCCACTTTGGCTTAATCGAGGAGATTGGAGCATCATGTATATCGTTATATATCAG gATTTTATACTTCCAATTAGTGAAAAGAGAGATCAGTCACTTTTTTCGTTTTGTTGAGCCAATTTGGTTATCAAATGTTGGATCTACTGAAGAAGAACGAGTTGAATGGATATCAAAGCGTATGATCCAGGTCAAATGTGGTTGTTGCCGTATCATAAGGG AAATCATTGGATGCTTATAA
- the LOC133832064 gene encoding uncharacterized protein LOC133832064, whose amino-acid sequence MGESENGFHAIWRCRASIKFWKKTIFWKHIKQIKDEDSCLVLNNLRNVLKRDDFELFAIISWQIWYIRNKTIRGEVEPKPEALVEWCYNFWGKSVVQNGKKDGGKLDRTRVKWEPPPPGSVKINVDAGCLEEGRSWISAAVVRDDRGSFVGGQVSCQNQPLSALGAELVAVREGLCLGWQMGLKSFSVESDCSSAVSLSNRPLVFCNELEGVITDIKNLVEKSGCKEISFVGREANCLAHGLAKTTSWKGVTACSVGCVPSELFSVYKAELICSL is encoded by the coding sequence ATGGGGGAATCAGAAAATGGCTTCCATGCCATTTGGAGGTGCAGAGCAAGCattaaattttggaaaaaaactattttttggaAGCATATCAAACAGATTAAAGATGAAGACTCGTGTCTTGTCCTTAACAATTTGAGGAATGTTCTTAAAAGAGATGATTTTGAACTGTTCGCTATTATATCTTGGCAGATTTGGTACATTAGAAACAAAACTATTAGGGGAGAGGTGGAGCCTAAGCCCGAAGCTTTGGTGGAGTGGTGCTATAATTTTTGGGGCAAATCTGTGGTGCAAAACGGAAAGAAAGATGGGGGAAAGTTGGATCGGACTAGGGTGAAATGGGAACCTCCTCCGCCTGGTTCGGTTAAAATTAATGTTGATGCTGGATGTTTGGAGGAAGGGAGATCGTGGATTTCAGCTGCCGTGGTGAGAGATGACAGGGGATCCTTTGTTGGGGGTCAAGTTTCTTGCCAAAACCAGCCCTTGTCGGCGCTTGGGGCGGAGCTTGTGGCAGTCCGTGAAGGGCTCTGTCTGGGTTGGCAAATGGGGCTTAAAAGTTTCTCTGTGGAGTCAGATTGTTCCAGTGCTGTCTCCTTGTCAAACAGGCCTTTGGTTTTCTGTAATGAGCTTGAAGGAGTTATCACAGATATTAAGAACCTGGTGGAGAAGTCGGGTTGCAAAGAGATTAGTTTTGTGGGGAGAGAGGCTAATTGCCTTGCTCATGGCTTAGCAAAAACCACTTCCTGGAAGGGAGTGACTGCTTGTTCAGTTGGGTGTGTACCCAGCGAGTTGTTTTCAGTCTATAAGGCTGAGTTGATTTGTTCTTTGTAA